In Vibrio chagasii, the genomic stretch GCTGACTCCTTTGCTACTGGTGTAGGCAAATCTGGCAAAGTAATTTGAATACCACTTGGAAGAACCGCGCCACGATCAGCTAAACCCGGGTTGGCTTTTAGAACCTCAGTTACCGCACTTTCACGGCCATAATGACGCCAGCAAATGTCGTCTATCATGT encodes the following:
- a CDS encoding tail protein X, producing the protein MATTYRTREGDMIDDICWRHYGRESAVTEVLKANPGLADRGAVLPSGIQITLPDLPTPVAKESASLWD